The DNA window ttaggtttaaaatcagattttcaGAAGAGGAATTGTAGAAAGAGGCAGGGATTTAGCCATAATAAGTATGATTTTTGTGGAGACGTCAGTCAGCCTAATTAGAAGCTGTGGCAGGGGTGTGCCAAGGATTGCCATGTCTCCACTGAGACAGTCAAAACAATGTTATCTGTCAGTTCGATTGTCAACAGGTGTATTATTACATTCGTGAATTGCTTTGCATGGGGTGTTTTATAATGTTATTGACATTGTTAGGGATAGCCTGTGTAGTAGGCCTAGATGCAATTGCTTGCATGATCATGCTTTACGCAGCTCATAAGATATCTTGAAGCCTGTCTCTCTGGGACTGTTGAACCCCATTGTCCTGTGTTCACCATAAAATGAGAGATAACATCATCTGTTTTCCTTCTTGTCAGGTGCAATGGAGAGCTTGCAGGCCCAGCTAGCAGATTGCCGAGTGAGCAAACAGGAGGAGCTGGGAGAGCTGCAGAGACAGTGTGACCAGGAGATGCAGTCTCTTCAGGAGGCCctcagaggtcagagagagagccacacacacacacatataacacacacacacaccacaacacacacacagtgtgaccAGGAGATGCAGTCAGAGGTCGAAGACATTTTGTCTACATACCAGTGTTTCCCTACCATTGTATAGATGGGGCGGGTCCCCTCTCTTCTGAGGAAGGTTGCTCCGTTCTATTCATTATCCATTCCCAATGGGGGCTACTGTCAACATTTTTGCACTAGATAGAGAAGAGtatgccatttggaatgcagacaATGTGTAGGACCCACCTAGATGGCCTGTTATTGTCATCTCGTTTCTCTCTTCTATTCTCAGAGACGGCTTCTCAGTATGAGGCTAGAATATCTACTCTGCAGTCTGAGCGTGCCCAGTGGAGGAGAGCCAGTGTGCagtctcaggtgtgtgtgtgttcacctcaACGTTACTTAACCCATTTCCTTGTCTCtgacctctctcgctctcactcaggGCAGTATAAAGAAGGACGGGGTGGAGGCAGGAGCTATGCAGTCCGAGGGCCAGTCGACAGAATGGGATAGCCAACCAGCGGAGGCTGAGGGATCAGGGGAGGGTGAAGGGGCAGGGCTGGAGGGCTATTTCTCCCAGAACTGTGACTTcgcctctttctcctccttctccttggACACGCCCTCACTGCCCCGCCGCCAACCCTCCCAGGAAGACACCGCCTCCCTGGTCTCCACGGGAACCCTGGTGCCCGAGGCCATCTACCTGCCCCCGCCTGGCCACCGTCTGGTCACACACACCGAATGGGACTCGCTTAACacacaggtgaacacacacacacattgacatcaATTCACTAAGCAAACAAGTGAGCACcagccacacaaacacactccaacTAGGACTtatactgaaaaaatatataaggtgttggtcccatgtatcatgagctgaaataaaagatccaagaaatgttccataaacacaaaaagcttatttctctcaaatgttgtgcaaaaatttgtttacatccctgttagtgagcatttctcctttgccaagataatccatccatctgacaggtgtggcatatcaagaagctgattaaacagcatgatcattacacaagttctgtggacaataaaaggccactctctaaaatgtgcagttgtcactcaacacaatgccacagatgtctcaagttttgaaggagtgtgcaaactggcatgctgactgcaggaatgtccaccagagctgttgccagagaatttaatggtaatttctctacaataagctgcctccaacgtcgttttagagaatttggcagtacgtccaaccggcctcacaaccgcagaccacgtgtaaccacaccaggacctccacatccgacttcttcatctgtgggattgtctgagacaaGCCACTCGGAAAGCTGATGAAACCATGGGATTGCACAaacaaagaatttctgcacaaactgtctgaAACCGTCTtcgggaagctcatctgcatgctcgttgtcctcaccaaGGACTTGGCCTGAatgcagttcggcgtcgtaactgACTTTCAGTGGGCAAATTCTCACCttcactggcacgctggagaagtgtttTTCACGGtagaatcccggtttcaactgtaccgtgCAGACGGCGTGTATGGTGTCGTGTtagcgagcggtttgctgatgtcaacgttgtgaacagtgccccatggtgggttatggtatgggcaggcataagctatggacaacaaacacaattacattttatcgatggcaatttgaatgcactgaGATACCAgaacaagatcctgaggcccattgtcgtgccatttatcCGCCGACATATACGacggcgtgttccagttcccgccaatatccagcaactttgcacagccattgaagaggagtgggacaacattctacagaCCACAATCAACCTGATCAACTCCCTCCCAAGGagatgtcgtgctgcatgaggtaattcgtggtcacaccagatactgactgtttttctgatccatgccTCAGCCAAAAAAAGGTCATCTCTGACCAACAGAGCAaatctatattcccagtcatgtacaATCCACagtttagggcctaatgaatttatttcaattgattttCGTTATATGAACGGTAACTCGGTAAAATGTTTTTGAAATTATTGCAGTTATTTTTAAGTGTACTTAAAGCCTGTTAAAACAGCCAACATTGTTGTGTTTGACAGACAGGTGAGCTGAACTGTACAGGTCTGTAATGGACTCGTGACGTCTTCTGTGGTGTGGTCTTGTGACGTCTGACGTGGTGTGGTCTTGTGACGTCTGACGTGGTGTGGACTCATGGTGTCTAATGTGGTGTGGTCTGATGTGCAGGTtgtggagcgggagggagagttGGGTCGACTGAGGGAAGAGAGGACCAAGCTGGAGAGCGAGCTGGACACACAGACTactgagacacacaaacacgtacacacacctttacacacatggcatatactgtatattgagaAATGTCAGTTATCCACGGAATTGAATGTTactgtgtgtcgtgtgtgtgtgtcaggtctcaGTTCTCCAGTCTCAGGTTCAGACCTCCGAGGCCCTCCTACAGGAGCTGCAGAAGTCTTTCAACCAATCACAGAATGCCATCCATAGCAGGCTGGTGAGTGACCGGCACTTGGTCCaaccagggaggaggaggatgaggttcATGTAATGTGTGTTTgagatgttttgtgtgtgtgcttgtgtgttgtGTTCCCAGgcagagctgtctctctctcagaggagggTGTGTAACGAGCTGTCCAGGCTAAAAGGGGAAGAGATGGTTGGGGCAGGGGACGCCAACACACCCCTTGGTCctacactacaggtacagtatgtgtgtatatgcgtgCACTTGTGTGTGTTCATACAGTCAAGAATCATTGCAATACAAAGGAAATATACTATTACTGTATGCACTACTGTACTCTCACCTGTAGGGGGCACACAGTGAGGAGAGGCTGCGTATTGAGATCGTCAATCTGAAGGAACAACTGGAGACCCGCGTGGAGGAGAGCGGTCTGTTCATCTGCCTTTCCTTTGCTCTTTCTTTGTGTCTATACGTGTAATAGAACTTGCCAGCTGGTTCAAAACCAACatacattctctctttctcctatggTTCTGCCTCAACAGAAGTTTTACAAGGTGAGTgggcattattttatatttatgtgtgtgagagagattatATGTAAGTGTGTGGTATAGAAGGCCATAGGAATGAATCAGTAATGCATCACACACGGGCAGTTGATAACAAGCGATGACCGTAGTAAACTCATAGGTTACGTTAGATTAGGTAGGCTAACGAAGATGACTGTAGACGAAAGTCAGGGAGGTGCATCTGCCACAGCCAAGACCTTTATAAAGGTCTATTAAGCTTTTCTTTAACCCCAGATCACACAAACTGAAAACATACTTTCtgaagtgccttcagaaagtattcgccccccttgactttttccacatattgttcGACAAAATGTAATTATTAAATTGAGATCTGTCACTGTACACcgcaatgtcaaagtggaattgtgttttttgaAATATGTACAAATTAATTAAACATGTAAAGCTGAAATGTGACCTACCACTTGGATTTGGTCCTATGGAGCAACATTTGAAACGGTGTTAATCATATTGGATAAAAGTACAGATTCAGATCGAGAAaatggtatatatacagtggggagaacaagtatttgatacactgcaggttttcctacttacaaatcaTGTAGAGGTctctaatttgtaagtcgctctggataagagcgtctgctaaatgacttaaatgtaaatgtaattttttatcataggtacacttcaactgtgagagatggacaaaaatgtacaaaaaaatacagaatCATTCTTTTTAAgtcattaatttgcattttattgcatgacataagtatttgatcacttacctaccagtaagaattctggctctcacagacctgttagtttttctttaagaagcactcctgttctccactcattacctgtattaactgcacctgtttgaactcgttacctgtataaaagacacctgtccacacactcaatcaaacagactccaacctctccacaatggccaagaccagagataTGCAAGGACATcggggataaaattgtagacctgcacaggCTGGTGAGCATCTTTCCATcagacactaaaacacaaagactcacagctgttatCGCTGCCAACGGAGATTCTAacgtgtgaatacttatgtcatgaGATATTTCTGGATTTACTTTATTTGttaacattaaaaaaaacatgttttcactttgtcattatggggtattgtgtaaatGGGTGAgcaggatttttttttatttaatccattttgaattgaggctgtaacacaacaacgtggaataagtcaaggggtatgaatactttctgaaggtagtGTGTAAAGCATTTGTAAAAGGTCTCAAATACCAAAAACAGTGATTGGTTGACAAGTAGCCAGGCGATGGCTGCATGGTGCCGTCGGTGAAAAGCAACTGCAGCAATTGAAGGAGACTTCATCAAACCACATAACCTTTGATCACATCGTTGTTTTTGTGACGTTCAAGCAGTTATCCACATAATGCAATACACTTTGAAAGGCGGTGACTTGACAAAACGTACCTGCCCCGAACACGCCCGTTGTCTTCTAACCTCGATGGGACTTCCTTGTTCAATGAAAGCTTTGCCCTCTGCAGTGCAGCTGTCCAGTCTGAAGACCGAGATGGAGCGGGTCCAGTGTCAAAAGGAGACGCTGCAGTTGGAGCTACAGAACGGTCGCACCGAGCTACAAAGCCTCGGCGTGGCGCTCTCACACCTACAAGGAGACAGCAAGACTCTCAGCCATGACAAGGTACTGTACAGGGGGACCAGGGATAGATttgtgtccgtccgtccgtgttGTACCTTTTGTGTACTTAGTGTTCCCAAAGTAGGAAAAATAACACATGTTACTGTAGTTATTTCCCTCTCACCATTCTCActccctttctgtctccctcctaGGCGTCCCTCCAGCAGCAGTGTTTGGAGCTGCGTAGCCAGATCATCCGTATGCGTTCTCAGGTGGACACCAGCCAGATGGTGCAGAGGGACTTTGTCCAGCTTTCACAGTCACTGCAGGTACATTACACAGATTCAGGACCAGCCCACTGGGGGTGTATTCACATTGGGTTGGTTTATGTTATTTTACAGCACTGATCTAGGTCAAGTCCAGCTGGGTTCCATATCATTTTTGTTCCATAGTCAAATGACCATGA is part of the Oncorhynchus keta strain PuntledgeMale-10-30-2019 chromosome 26, Oket_V2, whole genome shotgun sequence genome and encodes:
- the LOC118358929 gene encoding rab GTPase-binding effector protein 2-like produces the protein MIMEPSVNSQKDDTGAMESLQAQLADCRVSKQEELGELQRQCDQEMQSLQEALRETASQYEARISTLQSERAQWRRASVQSQGSIKKDGVEAGAMQSEGQSTEWDSQPAEAEGSGEGEGAGLEGYFSQNCDFASFSSFSLDTPSLPRRQPSQEDTASLVSTGTLVPEAIYLPPPGHRLVTHTEWDSLNTQVVEREGELGRLREERTKLESELDTQTTETHKHVSVLQSQVQTSEALLQELQKSFNQSQNAIHSRLAELSLSQRRVCNELSRLKGEEMVGAGDANTPLGPTLQGAHSEERLRIEIVNLKEQLETRVEESEVLQVQLSSLKTEMERVQCQKETLQLELQNGRTELQSLGVALSHLQGDSKTLSHDKASLQQQCLELRSQIIRMRSQVDTSQMVQRDFVQLSQSLQVKLELIRQAETLDQVRDILEEGLPEGGAPPTDAT